A genomic stretch from Sulfurimonas sediminis includes:
- a CDS encoding ribosome maturation factor produces MSLQGDIASVVKSVDLELYDTVVVNENDETIFRISVISPEIENGKRKGVSLDACVELTHLISPLLDVTPPVSGEYRLEVGSPGIERKLTTLEHFKKSLGENVSLLLDEKVKIKGRLSKVEGNRLFVEKEGQTEEIDFNAVKKAKTYFEW; encoded by the coding sequence ATGAGTTTGCAAGGTGATATAGCATCTGTAGTCAAATCCGTTGATTTGGAACTTTATGACACGGTTGTTGTCAATGAAAATGATGAAACAATTTTTCGCATAAGTGTCATTTCTCCCGAAATAGAAAACGGCAAACGCAAAGGGGTCAGCCTGGATGCGTGTGTTGAGTTAACACATCTCATTTCTCCCTTACTGGATGTTACTCCTCCAGTTTCCGGCGAATACAGACTGGAAGTCGGCAGTCCCGGCATCGAGAGAAAGCTGACAACGTTAGAACATTTCAAGAAATCTCTTGGTGAAAATGTCTCCCTGCTTTTAGATGAAAAAGTAAAAATAAAAGGCAGACTCAGCAAAGTTGAGGGAAACAGACTTTTTGTAGAAAAAGAGGGGCAAACAGAAGAGATTGACTTTAATGCAGTAAAAAAAGCAAAAACCTATTTTGAATGGTAA
- the ribD gene encoding bifunctional diaminohydroxyphosphoribosylaminopyrimidine deaminase/5-amino-6-(5-phosphoribosylamino)uracil reductase RibD, with translation MVTDHSFYMNLAVEEAWKYQGLTYPNPAVGCTLRGEHGEILAVEAHHKAGEPHAEVNALKSAYYKLTQNKEILQLFTSEQIHTFLLKNHNNIFKNCSLYSTLEPCSHVGKTPSCANLIAQLGIKNLYIGVEDSNETAANGNALLVQSGLHVRLHVSKEKCEDLLFPFQKFLKERFVFFKWAQRLNGTTDGGIISSEASRKNVHAMRNVCDLLVIGGNTVRCDRPTLDARLVNGKAPDILILSRQKEFDRSIPLFQVPNRKVIIESDFSLLKNYKNIMIEGSAKMYELSRDIVDYYLCYLAPAFGGEEGFKNIEDKFEILNAGKEAEDIILWMKRRI, from the coding sequence ATGGTAACAGATCACAGCTTTTATATGAACCTGGCCGTTGAAGAGGCTTGGAAATATCAAGGATTGACCTACCCAAACCCTGCAGTAGGCTGTACACTCAGAGGTGAACATGGTGAAATTTTAGCTGTTGAAGCACATCACAAAGCCGGAGAGCCGCATGCTGAAGTGAATGCTTTGAAGTCTGCATACTACAAACTGACACAAAACAAAGAAATACTGCAGCTTTTTACCTCCGAACAAATCCATACTTTTTTACTGAAAAACCATAACAATATTTTTAAAAACTGTTCTTTGTATTCTACTCTCGAACCCTGTTCCCATGTAGGCAAAACCCCCTCATGTGCTAATCTGATTGCACAACTTGGCATAAAAAATCTTTATATCGGTGTAGAAGATTCAAATGAAACTGCGGCAAACGGCAATGCACTTTTAGTGCAGAGCGGCTTACATGTACGCTTACATGTAAGCAAAGAAAAATGTGAAGATCTGCTCTTTCCGTTTCAAAAATTTCTCAAAGAGAGATTTGTTTTTTTTAAATGGGCACAACGACTGAACGGCACAACGGATGGAGGCATTATCAGTTCTGAGGCTTCAAGAAAAAATGTCCATGCTATGCGTAATGTATGCGATCTGCTTGTTATCGGCGGCAATACGGTCCGCTGTGACAGACCGACACTTGATGCACGCTTGGTCAACGGAAAAGCTCCCGATATTTTAATCCTTTCCCGTCAAAAAGAGTTTGACAGAAGCATTCCTCTGTTTCAGGTGCCAAATCGAAAAGTAATTATAGAGAGTGATTTTTCTTTACTGAAAAATTATAAAAATATTATGATTGAAGGCAGTGCAAAAATGTATGAGTTAAGTCGTGATATTGTTGATTATTATCTGTGTTATCTTGCTCCTGCGTTTGGCGGAGAGGAGGGATTTAAAAATATTGAGGATAAATTTGAGATTTTAAATGCAGGCAAAGAAGCAGAAGATATAATACTGTGGATGAAAAGAAGGATATGA
- the ubiE gene encoding bifunctional demethylmenaquinone methyltransferase/2-methoxy-6-polyprenyl-1,4-benzoquinol methylase UbiE, translated as MSILDQKDDVKQEKIVSMFDDIASTYDTANRVMSMGVDISWRKKACDLAFEYYGKKNIDKIVDVACGTGDMMGYWKKQSQKADVQIAEFVGVDPSNGMVDVARKKFPDFSYYIAKATQIPLEDASADILSITYGIRNVVERQEAFYEFNRMLKKEGLVVILEFMKDENKNILKKIRDIYMHKILPYVGAAISKNLEAYTYLPDSIENFVTIQGMQKELENAGFEMLHTQSFSMDISTLIIARKK; from the coding sequence ATGAGTATTTTAGACCAAAAAGATGATGTAAAACAAGAAAAAATCGTCTCTATGTTTGATGATATTGCATCAACGTATGATACTGCAAACCGCGTGATGAGTATGGGTGTGGATATTTCATGGCGAAAAAAAGCCTGTGATTTGGCTTTTGAGTATTATGGTAAAAAAAATATTGATAAAATTGTAGATGTTGCCTGCGGTACCGGAGACATGATGGGGTACTGGAAGAAACAGTCGCAAAAAGCAGATGTGCAAATCGCTGAATTTGTGGGTGTTGACCCATCTAACGGCATGGTCGATGTTGCCCGCAAGAAATTTCCCGATTTTTCATATTATATCGCAAAAGCAACCCAGATACCGCTTGAAGATGCCAGTGCAGATATTTTAAGCATCACTTATGGTATTCGTAATGTTGTTGAGCGACAAGAAGCATTTTATGAATTTAACAGAATGCTTAAAAAAGAGGGACTTGTTGTCATTTTGGAATTCATGAAAGATGAAAACAAAAATATCCTTAAAAAAATCCGTGATATTTATATGCATAAAATTCTCCCTTATGTCGGTGCCGCCATCTCCAAAAATTTAGAAGCATACACTTACCTGCCAGATTCTATAGAAAATTTTGTAACCATCCAGGGCATGCAAAAAGAGCTGGAAAATGCAGGCTTTGAAATGCTCCACACACAAAGTTTTTCAATGGATATTTCAACACTTATAATCGCCCGTAAAAAGTAG